One region of Manduca sexta isolate Smith_Timp_Sample1 chromosome 25, JHU_Msex_v1.0, whole genome shotgun sequence genomic DNA includes:
- the LOC115448663 gene encoding trypsin, alkaline C-like, whose protein sequence is MKVTLIALFAVCFAAAEAVPQARISGGSLATINQYPTIACLLTNRDTAGHFRQNCGGTILNQRHILTAAHCLERDHPAQWRARLGSSFATSGGVLYNIAAFNLHPNYNPRTFDSDIAIMRTSNSISYTNVIQPALIAGANYNVRDNERVWAAGWGRIFHNGPNSEQLRHVHLEVINQNVCNQRYGSFAITNNMLCAGVNDNSNRGQCQMDSGSPLYHNNIVVGVCSFGMVCGDPFHPSVNVRVPRFTAWIQRNS, encoded by the exons ATGAAGGTCACGCTAATTGCTTTATTCGCTGTGTGCTTTGCGGCGGCAGAAG cCGTTCCACAAGCTAGAATATCCGGCGGTTCATTGGCAACCATCAACCAGTACCCTACTATTGCCTGCCTGCTGACAAACAGGGACACTGCCGGCCATTTCAGACAAAACTGCGGCGGCACTATCCTCAATCAACGACACATTTTGACAGCAGCTCACTGCCTTGA ACGAGACCATCCTGCCCAATGGAGGGCCCGTTTGGGATCTTCTTTCGCGACCAGCGGAGGCGTGTTGTACAACATTGCCGCCTTCAACCTACATCCCAACTACAATCCACGTACATTTGACAGTGACATTGCTATAATGAGAACAAGTAATTCCATTTCATACACTAACGTGATCCAGCCGGCCCTGATCGCTGGAGCTAACTACAACGTTCGAGACAACGAGCGGGTGTGGGCTGCTGGATGGGGCCGTATTTTC CATAATGGTCCGAACTCTGAACAGCTACGCCACGTTCACCTAGAAGTGATCAACCAAAATGTTTGCAACCAAAGGTACGGAAGTTTCGCTATCACCAACAACATGCTGTGCGCAGGCGTGAACGACAATAGCAACCGCGGCCAGTGTCAGATGGACTCTGGCAGTCCTCTCTACCACAACAACATAGTCGTCGGCGTCTGCTCCTTCGGAATGGTATGCGGTGATCCTTTTCACCCCAGTGTCAACGTACGCGTTCCCCGCTTCACTGCCTGGATACAAAGAAATTCTTAA
- the LOC115448662 gene encoding trypsin, alkaline C-like — translation MNVAFFVLFSLGFVAAEAVPQGRIVGGSLATINQYPTIACLLTNRDTAGHFRQNCGGTILNQRHILTAAHCIERDHPAQWRARLGSSFATSGGVLYNIAAFNLHPNYNPRTIDSDIAIMRTSNSISYTNVIQAAQIAGVNYNLRDNERVWAAGWGRISQGGPNSEQLRHVHLEVINQNICNQRYGHFTITNNMLCAGVNDNSNRGQCQMDSGSPLYHNNVVVGVCSFTMICGDPFHPSGNVRVSRFTDWIQRNSLMI, via the exons ATGAACGttgcattttttgttttattcagtCTGGGCTTTGTGGCGGCAGAAG ccGTCCCCCAGGGTAGAATAGTCGGCGGTTCATTGGCAACCATCAACCAGTATCCCACCATTGCTTGCCTGCTGACAAACAGGGACACTGCCGGCCATTTCAGACAAAACTGCGGCGGCACTATCTTGAATCAACGACACATTTTGACAGCAGCTCACTGCATTGA ACGAGACCATCCTGCCCAATGGAGGGCCCGTTTGGGATCTTCTTTCGCCACCAGCGGAGGCGTGTTGTACAACATTGCCGCTTTCAACCTCCATCCCAATTACAATCCACGTACAATTGACAGTGACATTGCTATAATGCGAACAAGTAATTCCATTTCGTACACTAACGTGATCCAGGCGGCCCAGATCGCTGGAGTCAACTATAATCTTCGCGATAACGAGCGTGTGTGGGCTGCTGGATGGGGACGTATTTCA CAGGGTGGTCCTAACTCTGAGCAGCTACGCCACGTTCACCTGGAAGtgatcaatcaaaatatttgcaaCCAAAGGTATGGGCATTTCACTATCACCAACAACATGCTGTGCGCTGGCGTGAACGACAATAGCAACCGCGGCCAGTGTCAGATGGACTCCGGCAGTCCTCTCTACCACAACAACGTAGTCGTTGGCGTCTGCTCCTTTACAATGATATGTGGCGACCCTTTTCACCCCAGTGGCAATGTACGCGTTTCCCGTTTTACCGATTGGATTCAAAGGAATTccttaatgatttaa